The genomic region TAATTATATTTATATTTCTATTTTTATTTAATTTTATTCTATATTTTATATTAAATTAATAGAAATATTGTAAAAAAAAGTTTAAAAAAAAGGTGGTAATGTGTAAGTTTATTTATTACTTACTACTTTTTATAAAATATTTATATTGCTACATTGGTTGTGAATCTTAATGCTATACATATTAGCATAACTAGAATAACACCTATTACCACTTGTGTTGGTGATAATTCAATACCATAGTTTTCATCATTAAAGTATCTTACAAGTCCTGCTCCACTTGCAGGTAGTGTTTTTTTGCTTTCTTTAGCCATTGTTTTTCTCCT from Methanosphaera cuniculi harbors:
- a CDS encoding preprotein translocase subunit Sec61beta, which produces MAKESKKTLPASGAGLVRYFNDENYGIELSPTQVVIGVILVMLICIALRFTTNVAI